From one Aquicella lusitana genomic stretch:
- a CDS encoding phosphotransferase has translation MSQSDDYLPQIKSLLQKARLSTDILQFKNCAHGGNNRTYRLETADGVFAVKKYFRGPNDKRDRLTSEFSFLEYAKRAAPDFVPFAYASDAEYGLALYEFIEGSSLKPGEITEHELSQAIAFFCLLNDPKMKASALHLPLASEAGFSIQDHLYSVNTRIRELQQAVSSDNEINSQDARELIETLSERWCLLVNECKKIATMQQIDIDAKLDVSQRCISPSDFGFHNALRAGANNNIRFIDFEYAGWDDPGRMVNDFFSQLAVPIPPVYYERFVQEVMTPFPQADQLVQRARLLKAVYRIKWCCIALNIFIPVHMARRQFANPNLNVVDLRKTQLAKAELLLKTVEVSNYASY, from the coding sequence ATGAGTCAATCAGACGATTATTTACCACAAATTAAATCATTGCTGCAAAAAGCCCGGCTTTCGACTGATATTTTGCAATTTAAAAATTGTGCGCACGGCGGAAATAACCGTACTTACAGGCTAGAGACTGCGGATGGTGTGTTTGCTGTTAAAAAATATTTTCGCGGGCCAAACGATAAGCGAGACCGTTTGACATCAGAATTCTCATTTTTGGAATATGCAAAAAGAGCCGCGCCTGATTTTGTTCCATTTGCCTATGCAAGCGATGCTGAATACGGATTGGCGCTTTATGAATTTATTGAGGGATCCTCTCTGAAGCCGGGAGAGATTACAGAACATGAATTATCCCAAGCGATCGCGTTTTTTTGCTTACTTAATGACCCGAAGATGAAAGCATCTGCTCTGCATTTACCGCTTGCCTCCGAAGCGGGTTTCAGCATCCAGGATCATTTATATTCCGTTAATACCCGGATTCGCGAGCTCCAACAGGCTGTTTCAAGTGATAATGAAATAAATAGTCAGGATGCACGGGAATTGATTGAGACGTTAAGCGAGCGTTGGTGCTTGTTGGTGAATGAATGTAAAAAAATAGCAACCATGCAGCAGATTGACATTGATGCTAAACTTGATGTGTCTCAGCGGTGTATTTCACCTTCGGATTTTGGGTTTCATAACGCCCTGCGGGCAGGTGCGAATAATAATATTCGCTTCATCGATTTTGAGTATGCAGGCTGGGATGATCCCGGTCGCATGGTCAATGATTTTTTTTCGCAATTGGCTGTGCCCATTCCTCCTGTTTACTATGAAAGATTTGTACAGGAAGTGATGACGCCCTTCCCGCAAGCAGACCAGTTAGTTCAGCGTGCCCGGTTATTAAAAGCGGTTTATCGCATTAAATGGTGCTGTATTGCTTTAAATATCTTTATTCCTGTCCATATGGCAAGACGGCAGTTTGCTAATCCCAATCTTAACGTGGTTGATTTACGAAAAACACAGCTTGCAAAAGCTGAATTACTTTTAAAAACCGTGGAGGTTTCTAACTATGCCTCATATTGA
- a CDS encoding class I SAM-dependent methyltransferase, with product MPHIDFMSVLHKSTQRDYLARVNDADYPKAKASELAKKWDFDYWDGDRRICYGGYRYMEGRWEKVARALAEHYNIKPGDKILDVGCGKGFLLYDFTKVVPGVEVYGLDISGYAIANSKEEIRDRLQVGSATSLPFADNYFDLVISINTLHNLHNYELELALREIERVGKENKYICVESYRNEAEKANLLYWQVTCESFCTPREWQWWFELTGYTGDYSFIYFE from the coding sequence ATGCCTCATATTGATTTCATGTCCGTTCTACATAAAAGCACGCAGCGCGATTATTTGGCTCGCGTGAATGACGCAGATTATCCTAAAGCAAAGGCTTCGGAATTAGCCAAAAAATGGGATTTTGATTATTGGGATGGCGACAGACGTATTTGTTACGGCGGTTATCGTTATATGGAAGGCCGTTGGGAAAAAGTAGCACGAGCGTTAGCGGAACATTATAACATCAAGCCGGGTGATAAAATTCTGGATGTAGGGTGTGGCAAGGGATTTCTTTTATATGACTTTACTAAAGTTGTTCCTGGGGTAGAAGTCTATGGCCTTGATATCTCCGGTTACGCAATTGCCAATTCAAAAGAAGAAATACGCGATCGCTTACAAGTCGGTAGTGCGACTTCTTTGCCATTTGCAGATAATTATTTTGATCTTGTTATTTCAATCAACACATTGCATAACTTGCATAATTACGAACTGGAACTCGCCCTGCGTGAAATCGAGCGAGTGGGAAAAGAAAACAAATATATTTGCGTAGAATCTTATCGCAACGAAGCGGAAAAGGCTAATTTACTCTATTGGCAAGTCACCTGCGAATCCTTTTGTACACCTAGGGAATGGCAATGGTGGTTCGAATTGACTGGATATACAGGTGATTATTCTTTTATTTATTTCGAATAA
- a CDS encoding zinc-binding dehydrogenase, whose amino-acid sequence MQSLPKKMKAAILTELKKPLTVAEIELPETLAVGQVLVKIHFSGICGSQLGEIDGAKGEDKYLPHLLGHEASGTVLAVGPGVRHVKPGNKVVLHWRKGVGIDAETPTYYWDGRKVNAGWVTTLSEYAIVSENRVTAIPDESDLEVAALFGCAVTTGFGIIENNAKVRIGESVVVFGAGGIGLNIIQAAALVSAYPIIAVDLYESKLKLAKEMGATHVINSRDKDPRTEILSILSARKLDVFIDNTGLPNVIELGYSLTHAQGKVILVGVPRNGSNINIYSLPLHFGKQITGSHGGEAIPQHDISRYHHLYQAGRIKLRELITDYFSLDDINDAIQNMRNGEVHGRCLVKM is encoded by the coding sequence ATGCAATCGTTACCCAAAAAAATGAAAGCCGCGATATTAACGGAGCTCAAAAAGCCCCTCACGGTTGCCGAAATTGAATTACCGGAAACACTTGCTGTTGGCCAGGTTCTGGTGAAAATTCATTTTAGCGGTATCTGTGGGTCGCAATTAGGCGAAATTGACGGTGCCAAAGGGGAAGATAAATATTTGCCGCATTTGCTGGGCCATGAAGCATCAGGTACGGTCTTAGCTGTTGGGCCGGGTGTGCGTCATGTCAAGCCGGGGAATAAAGTAGTTTTGCATTGGCGAAAGGGCGTCGGAATTGATGCAGAAACCCCGACGTATTACTGGGATGGGCGCAAGGTGAATGCCGGATGGGTGACGACATTGAGCGAATATGCCATTGTTTCAGAAAATCGTGTAACGGCCATTCCTGATGAGAGTGATCTGGAAGTTGCGGCGCTCTTTGGTTGTGCGGTAACGACAGGCTTCGGCATTATTGAAAACAATGCTAAAGTCCGGATTGGCGAATCCGTTGTTGTTTTTGGCGCAGGCGGAATTGGACTTAACATTATTCAGGCTGCGGCCTTAGTGTCAGCGTATCCCATCATCGCAGTTGATTTATATGAGAGTAAATTGAAATTAGCGAAAGAAATGGGCGCGACACATGTGATAAATAGCCGGGATAAAGATCCACGTACTGAGATTCTTTCAATTTTAAGCGCCAGGAAGTTAGATGTTTTTATTGATAACACAGGATTACCTAATGTTATTGAACTGGGGTACAGCTTAACTCATGCACAGGGTAAAGTTATTCTGGTAGGGGTGCCACGTAATGGCAGTAACATCAACATTTATTCCCTGCCATTACACTTTGGAAAACAAATCACTGGATCACATGGGGGTGAAGCTATTCCTCAGCACGATATCTCACGTTATCACCATTTATATCAGGCAGGAAGAATCAAATTACGTGAACTGATTACAGATTATTTTTCACTCGACGATATTAATGATGCAATTCAAAACATGCGTAATGGTGAAGTACATGGCAGGTGTTTAGTAAAAATGTAA